In one Arachis duranensis cultivar V14167 chromosome 9, aradu.V14167.gnm2.J7QH, whole genome shotgun sequence genomic region, the following are encoded:
- the LOC110275785 gene encoding putative F-box/LRR-repeat protein 23, whose amino-acid sequence MDHRSINAGPAKQLNWLDLPNDLTLMIIEKLTTFQILTSVQFVCRKWWRICMDPLMWRTINMCNIGIRNSVDYKLEKMCRHAIDRSCGQLVDISIEYFGTDDLLKYIIDSGCHKLQRLRLVQCFHGISDKGLCEMAEKLPLLEELDITLCLEVSSIALEAIGRRCPLLKSFKYNNNAGGNKEAFVIAQNMSNLRHLQLFKNYLDNSGLSAILDGCPHLESLDLRLCCHVKLEGKLRTRCDEQLKDLRDPDAPCDDFQFWGLCFETAYDDEVFDYENEKRAQKQEAQKRETRRINSGSSTGKKNNVKSKSKKKR is encoded by the exons ATGGACCACCGATCCATTAATGCAGGGCCTGCGAAGCAATTAAATTGGTTGGATCTTCCGAACGACCTCACTTTGATGATCATTGAGAAACTTACCACATTTCAGATCTTAACCAGCGTTCAGTTTGTGTGTCGCAAATGGTGGCGCATCTGCATGGATCCGCTCATGTGGCGCACCATCAACATGTGCAATATTGGGATTCGCAATTCGGTGGACTATAAATTGGAGAAGATGTGCCGCCATGCAATTGATCGTAGTTGTGGCCAGTTGGTAGACATAAGTATCGAATACTTTGGTACCGATGATCTCCTCAAATATATAATTGACTC AGGATGTCATAAATTACAACGCCTGCGACTTGTTCAATGCTTCCATGGAATTTCAGACAAAGGATTATGTGAGATGGCTGAAAAGCTTCCATTGTTGGAGGAACTTGATATTACCCTTTGTCTCGAAGTATCTAGTATTGCTTTAGAAGCAATTGGCCGACGTTGTCCTCTTCTAAAATCATTCAAGTATAACAACAATGCTGGCGGTAATAAAGAAGCATTTGTTATTGCACAAAATATGTCAAACTTACGCCATCTCCAACTTTTTAAAAACTACCTCGACAATAGTGGCTTGAGCGCCATTCTTGATGGTTGTCCTCATCTTGAATCTTTGGATTTACGCCTATGTTGTCATGTCAAGTTGGAGGGGAAATTGAGGACAAGATGTGATGAACAATTAAAAGATTTGAGGGATCCAGATGCACCTTGTGATGACTTTCAATTTTGGGGACTTTGCTTTGAAACCGCATACGATGATGAAGTATTTGACTATGAAAATGAGAAGCGGGCTCAAAAACAAGAAGCTCAAAAACgagaaacaagaagaattaATTCAGGATCAAGTACGGGAAAGAAGAATAATGTTAAATCCAAAAGCAAGAAGAAACGGTGA
- the LOC107467857 gene encoding putative F-box/LRR-repeat protein 23, with product MDYRSILARPAKKINWLDLPHDLTLMIIGKLTTFQILTSVQFVCRIWHRICMDPLMWRTINMCDIGVHDSVDYKVGEMCRHAMDRSCGLLVDLTIEYFGTDDLLKYIINSGCHKLRYLRFVKCYRISDKGLCEMAEKLPLLEELDITPCFDVSSIALEAIGRAFAIAQNMSNLHHLQLVGNSLNNSGLSAILDGCSHLESLDLRECYHVELEGILRTRCDEQLKDLRDPDAPLDFQLLGRCYDTTDHDALYEYLHEKRVKKQEAERAEKEKRYTEAEILDEAN from the exons ATGGACTACCGATCCATTCTTGCAAGGCCTGCCAAGAAAATAAACTGGTTGGATCTTCCGCATGACCTCACTTTGATGATCATTGGGAAACTTACCACATTTCAGATCTTAACCAGTGTTCAGTTCGTGTGCCGCATATGGCACCGCATCTGCATGGATCCGCTCATGTGGCGCACCATCAACATGTGCGATATTGGTGTGCACGATTCAGTGGACTATAAAGTGGGGGAGATGTGCCGTCATGCAATGGATCGTAGTTGTGGCCTGTTGGTAGACTTAACTATCGAGTACTTTGGCACCGATGATCTCctcaaatatataattaactC GGGATGTCATAAATTGCGATATTTGCGATTTGTTAAATGCTATCGAATCTCAGACAAAGGATTATGTGAGATGGCTGAAAAACTTCCATTGTTGGAGGAACTTGATATTACCCCTTGTTTCGATGTATCTAGTATTGCTTTAGAAGCAATTGGTCGAG CATTTGCTATTGCACAAAATATGTCCAACTTACACCATCTCCAACTTGTTGGAAACTCCCTCAACAACAGTGGTTTGAGCGCCATTCTTGATGGTTGTTCTCATCTTGAATCTCTGGATTTACGCGAGTGTTACCATGTTGAGTTGGAGGGGATATTGAGGACAAGATGTGACGAACAATTAAAAGATTTGAGAGATCCAGATGCACCCCTTGACTTTCAATTATTGGGACGATGCTATGACACGACAGACCATGATGCATTATATGAGTATCTACACGAGAAGAGGGTTAAAAAACAAGAAGCTGAGAGAGccgagaaagaaaaaagatatacAGAAGCAGAAATTTTGGATGAAGCAAATTAG